One part of the Desulfonema ishimotonii genome encodes these proteins:
- a CDS encoding YkgJ family cysteine cluster protein, whose amino-acid sequence MDFQTEAYAPFSARLKHIYADMDQAWETAATHYGFHCDGCADNCCLTLFYHHTWLEYLCIREGFEALLPDVREAVTARAAEVRVNVGEAEKTGQPLRFMCPLNTDGLCQIYSHRPMICRLHGIAHELHPPGRDVVYGPGCGAFTAQTDGMDYFRFDRTPFYVAMSRLESELKAALGISDRIKMTIAEMIGTF is encoded by the coding sequence ATGGATTTCCAAACCGAAGCATACGCGCCTTTTTCAGCGCGTCTGAAGCATATTTATGCGGATATGGACCAGGCCTGGGAGACGGCGGCCACACATTACGGGTTTCACTGTGACGGGTGTGCGGATAATTGCTGCCTGACCCTGTTTTATCACCACACCTGGCTGGAGTATCTCTGTATCCGTGAGGGGTTTGAAGCGCTGCTGCCGGACGTCCGGGAGGCGGTGACTGCGCGGGCCGCCGAGGTGCGCGTGAATGTGGGCGAGGCGGAGAAGACGGGACAGCCGCTCCGCTTCATGTGCCCGCTCAACACGGACGGCCTGTGCCAGATCTATTCGCACCGGCCCATGATCTGCCGGCTCCACGGTATTGCCCATGAGCTTCACCCGCCCGGCCGGGATGTGGTTTACGGGCCGGGATGCGGGGCCTTTACGGCTCAGACGGACGGAATGGATTATTTCAGATTTGACCGGACACCGTTTTACGTTGCCATGTCCCGGCTCGAATCCGAATTGAAGGCGGCCCTGGGGATTTCGGACAGAATTAAGATGACCATTGCGGAGATGATCGGGACGTTTTAA
- a CDS encoding deoxyguanosinetriphosphate triphosphohydrolase, whose translation MSIREEFEEREKRFMSPCGCLSAASGGRVRPEPLRSVRTVFQLDRDRILYCNAFRRMKYKTQVFLSPLGDQYRTRLTHTLEVSQIARTIARALYLNEDLAEAIALGHDLGHTPFGHSGETALREIFSDSFAHNEQSLRVVDILENNGKGLNLSCEVRDGILKHAKGYGKIVPDNENEKPCTVEGQVVRFADIMAYLNHDLEDAIRSRVIREDEVPAFCSETLGETHPDRATTMMRDIIFSSRTEDGELILSMSEAVHSAMSTLRQFLYENVYRSHKVHKEFIKAKKILSELYQHFTDHSSQLEQELINLEMGHLMHNGQSYERVVCDFIASMTDRYAMNLYARLFFPSPVV comes from the coding sequence ATGTCTATACGTGAAGAGTTTGAAGAGCGGGAAAAGCGCTTCATGTCTCCCTGCGGATGCCTGAGTGCCGCATCCGGGGGACGGGTTCGGCCAGAGCCTCTCCGATCCGTACGCACGGTATTTCAGTTGGACAGGGACCGTATCCTTTATTGTAACGCATTCCGGCGAATGAAATACAAAACCCAGGTTTTTCTTTCCCCCCTGGGTGATCAGTACCGGACCCGTCTGACCCACACGCTTGAGGTTTCTCAGATTGCCCGGACCATTGCCCGGGCCCTGTACCTGAACGAGGATCTGGCCGAGGCCATTGCCCTGGGGCATGACCTGGGGCATACCCCCTTCGGGCACAGCGGTGAAACTGCGCTCCGGGAGATTTTTTCAGACAGCTTTGCCCATAACGAACAGAGTCTGCGGGTGGTGGACATTCTGGAAAACAATGGGAAGGGGCTGAATCTGAGCTGTGAGGTCCGCGACGGCATTCTCAAGCACGCCAAGGGGTACGGCAAGATCGTTCCGGATAATGAAAATGAAAAACCCTGTACGGTTGAGGGACAGGTTGTGCGGTTTGCAGATATCATGGCCTATCTGAACCACGATCTGGAGGATGCCATTCGCAGCCGGGTGATCCGGGAGGACGAGGTGCCGGCATTCTGTTCTGAAACTCTCGGTGAGACCCATCCTGACCGGGCGACCACCATGATGCGGGATATTATTTTTTCGAGCCGGACGGAAGACGGTGAGCTGATTCTGAGCATGAGTGAAGCAGTGCATTCGGCCATGAGTACGCTGCGGCAGTTCCTCTATGAGAATGTGTATCGTTCTCACAAGGTGCATAAGGAATTTATCAAGGCGAAAAAGATTCTGTCCGAGCTGTATCAGCATTTTACGGATCATTCCTCCCAGCTCGAGCAGGAGCTGATCAACCTGGAGATGGGCCATCTGATGCACAACGGGCAGTCCTATGAACGGGTGGTCTGTGATTTCATCGCCAGTATGACTGACCGGTATGCCATGAACCTCTACGCCAGACTTTTTTTCCCGTCTCCCGTGGTCTGA
- a CDS encoding type I restriction enzyme HsdR N-terminal domain-containing protein, producing the protein MGGHHLVLGETEDFITGDIVEDSHDERYRQKLARLLVTDRGFAKNEIIPRNRLALNAGENIGVIRVDFRVELSGRIGMILKYAPGSLVTRHRPALAISRLMAPYQIPVVVVTNGEDADVLDGTSCKQTGSGFGAIPSRDELVAIMANADFSPVPEKRAALESRIAYCYEIDGACPCDTNICRL; encoded by the coding sequence ATGGGCGGACATCATCTCGTACTCGGCGAAACTGAGGACTTCATCACCGGCGACATTGTTGAAGACTCACATGACGAACGCTACCGGCAGAAGCTGGCCCGGCTGCTGGTGACAGACCGGGGCTTTGCCAAAAATGAAATCATTCCCCGAAACCGGCTGGCCCTGAACGCCGGGGAGAACATCGGGGTCATCCGGGTCGATTTCAGGGTGGAATTATCCGGCAGAATCGGCATGATCCTGAAATACGCCCCCGGCTCACTGGTGACGCGCCACCGGCCGGCCCTGGCCATATCCCGGCTCATGGCCCCGTATCAGATTCCGGTTGTTGTCGTCACCAATGGCGAAGACGCGGATGTGCTGGACGGCACCTCGTGCAAACAGACCGGCTCCGGCTTCGGGGCGATACCCTCCCGTGATGAACTGGTGGCGATCATGGCAAATGCGGACTTTTCACCCGTCCCGGAAAAACGGGCCGCCCTGGAGTCCCGCATTGCCTACTGCTATGAAATTGACGGGGCCTGCCCGTGTGACACCAATATTTGCAGGCTG